From Mucilaginibacter rubeus, a single genomic window includes:
- the gldM gene encoding gliding motility protein GldM, translating to MAGGKETPRQRMIGILYLVLLGLIALNVPDSLLDAFKNITNSLDASTKNVNTGLQATYSAFEATKLKEQAERAKPIYDKAKQASAIAAELNTYIEELKAKLIAEGGGINPEIDDVEGRDNLDISPRIMINQKNGEKLKAKIDETRQRLLEALGKDSVGVQFSLNTVAPKPHGDVKKSWQEANFGDGIPLGATLTTLAKIEADSKNAENEVVKKLLGKIDQAQVTLDKFSAVVVAPSSYVIAGQPYTAQIFLTAYDSKSNPDITVNGGKVSVTDGKGNYTITASGEGKHSIEGFISVKNNTTGKNDSYPFKQEYTVARPSAVISPDKMNVLYIGVPNPISVSAPGVSASDLNVHFSGAGSLSGSAGHYTATVSSIGKATISVSGAKGAVLGSTEFRIKRIPDPKPQFAGKSGGNTSSANIKAQDRLFAQLDNFDFDAKFNVTHFTMLVVKPRQDAIILSGSGGDLTSAMHSALNTVTPGTTVIFKDIIAVGPDHSPRSLDPIVLSAN from the coding sequence ATGGCCGGAGGTAAGGAAACCCCAAGACAGCGAATGATAGGTATACTATACCTGGTACTATTGGGCCTTATTGCCCTTAACGTACCGGATAGCCTGTTAGACGCGTTTAAGAATATTACGAACAGTTTGGATGCATCAACCAAAAACGTTAATACTGGCTTACAGGCCACATACAGCGCTTTTGAAGCAACCAAATTGAAAGAACAAGCCGAAAGAGCTAAGCCTATTTACGATAAAGCTAAACAGGCAAGTGCTATAGCTGCTGAGCTGAATACTTATATAGAAGAGTTAAAAGCTAAGTTGATTGCAGAAGGCGGCGGTATTAATCCGGAGATTGATGATGTTGAAGGTAGAGATAACCTTGATATCTCTCCCCGGATTATGATCAACCAAAAAAATGGTGAGAAGCTGAAAGCCAAAATTGACGAAACACGTCAAAGGTTACTTGAAGCTTTAGGTAAAGATAGCGTTGGCGTACAGTTTTCACTGAATACAGTAGCACCTAAGCCACATGGAGATGTTAAAAAGTCATGGCAGGAAGCTAACTTTGGCGACGGTATACCTTTGGGTGCAACCCTTACTACTTTAGCTAAAATTGAAGCTGATAGTAAAAATGCCGAAAATGAAGTGGTGAAAAAACTATTAGGAAAAATTGATCAGGCGCAGGTTACATTGGATAAGTTCAGTGCGGTTGTTGTAGCTCCAAGCAGCTACGTAATTGCAGGGCAGCCATACACAGCCCAGATCTTTTTAACTGCTTACGATTCAAAATCAAATCCTGATATTACTGTTAATGGTGGTAAAGTATCCGTTACCGATGGTAAGGGTAATTATACTATTACGGCAAGCGGCGAAGGAAAACATAGTATTGAAGGTTTCATCAGTGTTAAAAATAACACAACCGGTAAAAACGATTCTTATCCTTTCAAGCAAGAATATACGGTTGCAAGGCCTTCAGCGGTTATTTCGCCCGATAAAATGAACGTGCTTTATATAGGTGTTCCTAACCCTATATCAGTATCTGCACCAGGTGTATCGGCAAGCGATTTAAACGTACATTTCAGCGGAGCCGGTTCTTTAAGCGGTTCAGCTGGCCATTATACAGCTACGGTGAGCAGCATTGGTAAAGCTACCATTTCTGTTAGTGGCGCTAAAGGAGCTGTATTAGGTTCAACGGAGTTCCGTATCAAGAGGATTCCGGATCCTAAACCACAGTTTGCAGGTAAAAGCGGTGGTAACACCAGTTCGGCCAATATCAAAGCTCAGGACAGGCTTTTTGCCCAGTTGGATAACTTTGACTTTGACGCGAAATTTAATGTAACGCACTTTACTATGCTGGTTGTTAAACCACGCCAGGACGCTATTATTTTATCAGGCTCGGGCGGCGATTTAACCAGCGCTATGCACAGTGCTTTAAATACAGTTACACCAGGAACTACTGTTATATTTAAGGATATCATCGCGGTTGGTCCTGATCATTCACCGCGGTCACTTGATCCTATTGTATTATCCGCAAACTAA
- the uvrC gene encoding excinuclease ABC subunit UvrC has protein sequence MEKFDYKSALKNIPHKPGVYQYWDSEQELIYIGKAKDLRNRVGSYFNQDIHINAKTRVLVSKIRAITFTIVDTEVDAWLLENSMIKKHQPRYNVLLKDDKTYPWIIIKNENYPRIFWTRRIIKDGSKYLGPYASVSMMHNILDLIRETYPLRTCNLQLTRENIDKGKFKVCLEYQLGNCKGPCQNFQSENDYDNSIEEIKDILNGKIGAVLRRLKNEMEAAAMEMNFELAHRLKRKFELLENYQSKSTVVNSSITDVEVFSIASEEKLAFVNFLKVMNGTIIQTQTIELKKRLDESDEELLTLAISEFRSRYNSDSKEIIVPFDIDLEDHPNIKFTVPKLGEKRKLLDLSQKNVQFFKKEKIDQYEKLNPEVRTERLLAQMMKDLRMNQLPRHIECFDNSNFQGKYPVSAIVVFKDGKPSKKDYRHFNVKTVEGPNDFATMEEAVHRRYRRMLDEGTELPQLIVIDGGKGQLSSAMHSLKLLGIDKKVTVIGIAKRLEELYYPNDQYPLYLDKKSETLKVIQHLRDEAHRFGITFHRKKRDKGTLVTELELIEGIGKTTAEKLLKYFKSVKKIREANEEMLLEVVNLKQAKAILAYFNTEVEQSNLSQ, from the coding sequence ATCGAGAAATTTGATTATAAAAGTGCTTTAAAAAACATCCCTCACAAACCCGGGGTTTATCAATACTGGGATAGTGAGCAGGAACTGATATATATTGGCAAGGCTAAAGACTTGCGCAATCGCGTTGGGTCGTACTTTAACCAGGATATCCATATCAATGCCAAAACGCGGGTATTGGTATCCAAGATTCGTGCTATAACTTTTACCATTGTTGATACCGAGGTTGATGCCTGGTTGCTGGAAAACAGCATGATCAAAAAGCATCAGCCGCGTTATAACGTATTGCTTAAGGATGATAAAACCTATCCCTGGATTATCATTAAAAACGAGAATTACCCGCGCATTTTCTGGACACGCCGTATCATTAAGGATGGCTCTAAATATCTTGGCCCGTATGCTTCAGTAAGCATGATGCACAACATTTTAGACCTCATAAGGGAAACTTACCCTTTGCGTACCTGTAACCTTCAGCTCACCCGCGAAAACATCGACAAAGGTAAGTTTAAAGTTTGCCTGGAATACCAGTTGGGTAATTGCAAAGGCCCATGCCAGAATTTCCAGTCGGAAAATGATTACGATAACAGTATTGAAGAGATTAAGGATATCCTGAACGGCAAGATCGGGGCAGTACTTCGTCGTTTAAAAAACGAGATGGAAGCCGCCGCCATGGAAATGAACTTTGAGCTGGCGCACAGGCTTAAGCGCAAATTTGAGCTGCTCGAAAATTACCAGAGCAAATCAACCGTTGTTAACTCATCTATTACAGATGTAGAAGTATTTAGTATTGCCTCAGAAGAGAAACTTGCTTTTGTAAACTTCCTGAAGGTGATGAACGGCACCATCATCCAAACGCAAACCATTGAGCTTAAAAAACGCCTGGATGAAAGCGATGAAGAATTGCTTACACTGGCCATATCCGAGTTCAGGAGCCGTTATAACAGCGATAGTAAGGAAATCATCGTCCCCTTTGATATCGACCTTGAAGATCATCCCAATATCAAATTCACGGTGCCCAAACTGGGCGAGAAACGTAAGCTGCTTGATCTTTCGCAAAAGAATGTTCAATTCTTTAAAAAGGAAAAAATTGACCAGTATGAAAAGCTAAACCCCGAAGTACGTACCGAGCGACTGCTCGCGCAGATGATGAAGGATTTACGCATGAACCAGCTACCACGTCATATCGAGTGTTTTGATAACTCCAACTTCCAGGGCAAATACCCGGTGTCGGCCATTGTAGTGTTTAAGGACGGCAAGCCATCCAAAAAAGATTACCGCCACTTTAACGTTAAAACCGTTGAAGGGCCCAATGACTTTGCCACCATGGAAGAAGCTGTACACCGCCGTTACCGTCGCATGCTCGATGAAGGCACAGAGCTGCCTCAACTTATAGTGATCGACGGTGGTAAAGGCCAGCTATCATCGGCCATGCACAGCCTTAAGTTGTTAGGTATAGATAAAAAAGTAACCGTTATAGGCATTGCCAAACGCCTGGAAGAGCTTTATTATCCAAACGACCAGTATCCGTTATACCTCGATAAAAAATCGGAGACCCTTAAGGTGATCCAGCATTTGCGCGACGAGGCGCATCGTTTTGGTATCACTTTCCATCGCAAAAAACGCGATAAAGGCACCTTGGTAACCGAGCTTGAACTAATAGAAGGTATAGGCAAAACCACCGCCGAAAAGCTGCTTAAATACTTTAAATCGGTAAAGAAAATCCGAGAGGCAAACGAAGAAATGCTGCTCGAAGTGGTAAATCTTAAACAGGCCAAAGCTATACTGGCTTATTTTAATACAGAGGTTGAACAATCTAATCTTAGTCAGTAG
- the gldN gene encoding gliding motility protein GldN, with product MKKRILVVILCLACVSAYAQKKRTKRPAKKTTTTRQVAQKPVQVQPDNVTSQQPLDTARKIAAKPFDRPLDGYYKKSNIFNAKVTPYPNLRENDVAFAKRVWREIDVREKMNQYLASPKGRLIDVLLDAIMRGELTAYDPTPGKKDDPGGDGFTTPLTGAQARGRLASDSSVVEKRDKDNNVISSSMVAGDFNPDSVLKFRIKEDWVFDKQRSVFEPRIIGIAPLIKPKGAGTLDIDFQPAFWVYFPEARPVLATKEVVSRASDATGLSFDDVFIKRIFTSYIVKESNDKDERIKDYAQGIDKLYESERIKKSLLDWELNLWQY from the coding sequence ATGAAAAAGAGAATTTTAGTTGTTATCCTTTGCCTGGCTTGCGTAAGTGCGTATGCACAAAAAAAGCGCACCAAAAGGCCTGCAAAAAAGACAACCACAACCAGACAGGTAGCGCAAAAACCAGTACAGGTTCAGCCGGATAACGTAACCAGTCAGCAGCCGCTTGATACAGCACGTAAAATTGCTGCAAAGCCTTTTGACAGGCCGCTTGATGGATACTACAAGAAAAGCAACATCTTTAACGCGAAGGTTACTCCATATCCTAATTTGCGTGAAAACGACGTAGCTTTTGCAAAACGTGTGTGGCGTGAAATCGATGTACGCGAAAAAATGAACCAATACCTTGCTTCGCCAAAGGGGCGTTTAATTGACGTACTGCTTGACGCGATCATGAGGGGGGAACTTACCGCGTATGATCCAACCCCAGGTAAAAAGGATGATCCGGGAGGCGACGGTTTTACTACGCCGTTAACAGGTGCTCAGGCACGTGGCCGTTTAGCTTCAGACAGCAGTGTAGTTGAAAAGCGTGACAAGGATAACAACGTAATCTCATCCAGCATGGTAGCCGGAGATTTTAACCCGGATAGCGTATTAAAGTTCCGCATCAAGGAAGACTGGGTATTTGACAAACAGCGTTCTGTTTTTGAACCACGCATTATTGGTATCGCCCCTTTAATTAAACCTAAAGGAGCCGGTACACTTGATATCGATTTTCAGCCTGCTTTTTGGGTATATTTCCCTGAAGCGCGTCCGGTATTGGCAACCAAAGAAGTGGTTAGCCGTGCCAGTGACGCAACAGGCTTGAGCTTCGACGACGTATTTATCAAACGGATCTTTACCAGCTATATCGTAAAAGAAAGCAACGATAAAGATGAACGTATAAAAGATTATGCCCAGGGCATTGATAAGCTTTACGAATCGGAAAGGATCAAAAAATCTCTTCTTGACTGGGAGCTTAACCTTTGGCAGTACTAA
- a CDS encoding transglycosylase domain-containing protein: MRTNNTRFNSKNQLQPADIRRYNWYIWRTVIALFMFVVIMITLTIFDVFGQLPSFRDLENPKSNQATEIISSDKQVLGTYYIQNRSNVTYRELSPNVINALVATEDKRFYDHSGIDFGRSFTIFAHLLIGQKQGGSTITQQLALNLFSERSANPFKRIIQKLQEWVTAVKLERHYTKEEILTMYLNTVDFGAYNTYGIKSAARTYFNTTPDKLTPDQAALLIGMVNGPGIYSPIRHPDNALKRRNLVLNRMVEQKALSEGQAEEFKRKPLGLDFHQNNHFDGLAPYFRSVLKKELQKIFKEQNINRPDGTPYDLDRDGLKIYTTIDATMQQYAEEAQRDYMKDLQAQFNDHWRGRNLYKSIHNFKFLLDQGMQKSDRYKQLKQQEKSDEEIQENFQTKTMLNLFTWHGNIDTMMRPIDSIIYCKMLLRNALMSMDPTTGYVKAWVGGTNFEHFKYDQVKNGTRQVGSTAKPFTYAVAIDNGYSPCMKINNVPDTIRGYGAPWCPRSSPSETLQGFITLRQALAHSQNWVTAHVMGEVKPEPVVELIKKMGITSAVPPYPSICLGTFDASVFEMTAAYSAFANHGLWTEPTYILRIEDKNGNVLYTHTPRVVQAMNPQTAYVMTYMLKGVIEDGTGSRLSYKYGLRNPIGGKTGTTQNNSDGWFIGITPQLVTGLWTGCEDRDIAFQSTRLGEGANSALPIFAMYMKKVYANAALGIKKNVDFDAPANGVSIILDCGAYNQQQQGTTDVDKKLGF; the protein is encoded by the coding sequence ATGAGAACCAATAACACAAGGTTTAACTCGAAAAATCAACTTCAGCCCGCAGATATAAGAAGATACAACTGGTACATATGGCGTACCGTGATAGCCCTTTTCATGTTTGTGGTTATCATGATAACGCTTACCATTTTTGATGTATTCGGTCAGCTGCCCTCATTCCGTGATTTGGAAAACCCCAAAAGCAACCAGGCCACAGAGATCATATCTTCGGATAAGCAGGTATTGGGCACTTACTATATTCAAAACCGCTCAAACGTTACCTACCGCGAACTATCGCCAAACGTAATTAACGCTTTGGTTGCTACGGAAGACAAGCGCTTTTATGACCACTCAGGTATCGACTTCGGGCGCAGCTTTACCATTTTCGCGCATTTACTCATCGGGCAAAAACAAGGAGGCAGTACCATAACTCAGCAGCTGGCACTAAATCTTTTTTCTGAACGATCTGCCAATCCTTTTAAACGTATCATTCAAAAATTACAGGAATGGGTTACGGCTGTTAAACTGGAACGACACTATACCAAAGAAGAGATCCTGACTATGTACCTCAACACGGTTGACTTTGGCGCTTATAACACCTACGGCATCAAATCGGCCGCGCGTACTTATTTTAATACTACTCCTGATAAATTAACTCCAGATCAGGCGGCCTTGTTAATAGGTATGGTTAACGGCCCAGGTATTTACTCGCCTATCCGTCACCCGGATAACGCGCTTAAAAGACGTAACCTTGTACTGAACCGTATGGTTGAACAAAAGGCTTTAAGTGAAGGTCAGGCCGAAGAATTTAAACGCAAGCCTCTTGGTCTTGATTTCCACCAGAATAATCACTTCGACGGCCTTGCGCCTTATTTCCGTTCTGTATTGAAGAAAGAGCTTCAAAAGATCTTTAAAGAACAAAATATTAACCGCCCGGATGGTACCCCTTATGATCTTGACCGTGATGGCTTAAAAATATATACCACTATTGATGCCACCATGCAGCAATACGCTGAGGAAGCACAGCGCGATTATATGAAAGACCTGCAAGCCCAGTTCAATGATCACTGGCGCGGTCGTAACCTCTACAAAAGCATCCATAACTTTAAGTTTTTGCTTGATCAGGGTATGCAAAAATCCGACAGGTATAAACAGCTGAAACAACAGGAAAAATCTGACGAAGAAATTCAGGAAAACTTCCAGACTAAAACCATGCTTAACCTGTTTACCTGGCACGGCAATATAGATACCATGATGCGTCCTATCGACTCTATCATTTACTGTAAAATGCTTTTGCGTAACGCGCTCATGAGTATGGATCCAACAACCGGCTACGTTAAAGCATGGGTGGGCGGTACTAACTTTGAACACTTTAAGTACGACCAGGTAAAGAACGGCACACGTCAGGTAGGTTCAACAGCCAAACCCTTTACTTATGCTGTAGCCATTGATAACGGCTACTCACCTTGTATGAAAATCAACAACGTGCCTGATACCATTCGTGGTTATGGCGCACCATGGTGCCCGCGCTCGTCGCCATCTGAAACCCTGCAAGGTTTCATTACTTTAAGGCAGGCATTAGCACATTCACAAAACTGGGTTACGGCACACGTTATGGGAGAGGTTAAACCTGAACCGGTTGTGGAGCTAATCAAGAAAATGGGTATCACCAGTGCTGTTCCACCATACCCATCAATCTGCCTGGGTACATTTGATGCCTCTGTTTTTGAGATGACCGCTGCTTATTCGGCCTTTGCAAATCACGGCTTGTGGACAGAGCCTACTTATATCTTACGTATTGAGGATAAAAACGGCAACGTATTGTATACGCATACTCCGCGCGTTGTACAAGCCATGAACCCGCAAACGGCCTATGTAATGACCTATATGCTTAAGGGCGTTATTGAAGATGGCACAGGTTCAAGGTTAAGCTATAAATATGGTTTACGTAACCCTATCGGCGGTAAAACAGGTACAACGCAAAATAACTCGGATGGCTGGTTCATTGGCATAACCCCACAACTGGTTACCGGCTTATGGACAGGCTGCGAAGACCGCGACATCGCTTTCCAAAGCACACGCCTTGGTGAAGGTGCAAACAGCGCCCTGCCAATATTTGCCATGTACATGAAAAAAGTATACGCCAATGCAGCTTTAGGCATCAAAAAGAATGTTGACTTTGACGCCCCTGCAAATGGCGTAAGCATCATACTGGATTGCGGAGCCTATAACCAGCAGCAACAGGGAACTACCGACGTAGATAAGAAATTAGGATTTTAA
- a CDS encoding tetratricopeptide repeat protein codes for MLLNYRIALRRLPSSYKSNIGIFFLSALILVAVGCSLEKQSGFNRTMQNLTAHYNILFNANEILRLKQEAYATSFTDAYNEILNVYPDTTAQTGTPDKDLEDAIVKANKIISIKEQSHYLGDAYLVLGKARYLEANYFDAVEYFNYVTRSFGKQANLKQEALVWKARGLMYLNQLPLAKQVIDSAVQDINPKKNITADVYATKLQYDIITQNYAEAEEMAKLAIKYSYISNLKLRWTFILGQLQELNLKPADAYESYTRIVKSNASFEMAFNANLNRIRIRDNQNGVKVNKIDLLRALLKNSDNIDFYDQIYYQIGEQQFKAGEIDNALKSYKKSVRVSTKNQNQKGLSYLRIADINFKNKADYANARLYYDSTLNNLSINYPGYQLIRKKADNLQILTRLLETISREDTLQMLASLDEKARDAKIDEMVARKTRQQQQAAIEANAGAANNGAMSNSFDRNNNSSAQNNRTSGSTFYFYNNGAVSQGYNDFKRLWGNRKLEDNWRRSRRSNTGIPTANTGIGSQVNDPDAPVGSVAYNSNNVSAGTYRQDLVKNLPLTPALLQQSNFRIYNAYFEMANFYRDVLEDKKEAIATYETLLARFPQSSDKPSIYYNLYRLYADIDAAKSTDYKNRLLKEYPESVFAKVILDPDYARKMADVDAEFNGFYNQVYDLYSQKQYTQVIEKANDLLNKYPNNRYAAQLYYLKALAAGHMEKLPPFQADLQLIAAKYPQDKLIAPLVNQHLAYIDSNKTEIAARPVVLFNDDPNEIPFTPPVAYQKQTEYRPPYTPSAQNVTPQERLPERDTRLIAGAKTSAPQIQQATTQQPKQLALAQIPLPQHKMPDTSRDIVAQPAPKQKDSIVATPVAAINKAPAVNYIFSKHDSTNYYFVINVASGTTNLASTRFGVGQFNRTRYTRSEVIHHVKSVGDNNQLIYVGRFYTLDDAKDYARTIVPLLPDIMKVPRDKYSFFIITKENLDKLATQSILDSYFDYYQKFY; via the coding sequence ATGCTTTTAAATTACCGTATTGCATTGAGGCGACTACCATCATCCTATAAATCAAACATCGGCATTTTTTTTCTGTCTGCACTAATACTGGTAGCGGTAGGCTGCTCGCTTGAAAAACAAAGCGGCTTTAACCGCACCATGCAAAACCTTACTGCTCATTACAATATATTATTTAATGCCAATGAAATTTTAAGGTTAAAGCAGGAGGCCTATGCTACATCATTTACTGATGCTTATAACGAGATACTGAATGTATATCCCGATACCACGGCGCAAACCGGTACCCCGGATAAAGATCTGGAGGATGCCATAGTAAAAGCCAACAAAATCATCAGCATTAAAGAACAAAGCCATTACCTGGGCGATGCCTATCTGGTGTTGGGCAAAGCAAGGTATTTAGAGGCAAATTATTTTGACGCTGTTGAATACTTTAATTATGTAACCCGTTCGTTTGGTAAACAAGCCAACTTAAAACAGGAAGCCCTGGTATGGAAAGCCCGGGGGCTCATGTACCTCAACCAGCTGCCTTTAGCCAAACAGGTGATTGATTCGGCGGTGCAGGATATCAACCCTAAGAAAAACATTACTGCCGATGTTTATGCTACCAAGCTACAGTATGATATCATCACTCAAAACTATGCCGAGGCTGAGGAGATGGCCAAACTCGCTATAAAATATAGTTACATCTCTAACCTTAAACTTCGCTGGACTTTTATTTTAGGGCAATTACAAGAACTTAACCTAAAACCGGCCGATGCATATGAAAGCTACACCCGGATTGTAAAAAGCAACGCCAGTTTTGAAATGGCCTTTAACGCCAATCTTAACCGCATCCGGATCCGCGATAATCAAAACGGCGTTAAGGTAAATAAAATCGATCTGCTTCGCGCCCTGTTAAAAAACAGCGACAACATTGATTTTTACGATCAGATCTATTACCAGATAGGCGAACAGCAGTTTAAAGCAGGCGAGATTGACAACGCCCTGAAAAGCTATAAAAAATCGGTACGGGTAAGCACCAAAAATCAAAATCAAAAAGGCCTCTCCTACCTGCGCATTGCCGACATCAACTTTAAAAACAAAGCCGACTATGCAAACGCCAGGCTTTATTATGATAGCACCCTTAACAACCTGTCGATAAATTATCCGGGGTACCAGCTTATCCGCAAAAAAGCCGATAACCTGCAAATCCTTACCCGACTGCTCGAAACCATATCGCGCGAGGATACCCTGCAGATGCTTGCCTCTTTAGATGAGAAAGCGCGCGATGCCAAAATAGATGAAATGGTGGCCCGTAAAACCCGCCAACAACAACAGGCGGCTATCGAAGCCAACGCCGGGGCCGCCAATAACGGAGCGATGTCAAACTCCTTCGACAGGAATAACAATTCATCTGCCCAAAACAACAGAACCAGCGGCAGTACCTTTTACTTTTATAACAACGGCGCGGTAAGCCAGGGCTATAACGATTTTAAACGTTTATGGGGTAACCGTAAACTTGAAGACAACTGGCGTCGCAGCAGGCGTTCAAATACAGGCATCCCAACGGCCAATACCGGCATCGGCTCGCAGGTTAATGACCCGGATGCTCCTGTTGGCAGTGTAGCTTATAATAGCAATAATGTTTCGGCAGGCACCTACCGGCAGGATCTGGTTAAAAACCTCCCGCTTACTCCTGCCCTGCTTCAGCAGTCCAATTTCAGGATCTATAATGCCTATTTTGAAATGGCCAATTTTTATCGCGATGTACTGGAAGATAAAAAGGAAGCCATTGCCACTTATGAAACATTGCTTGCCCGTTTTCCGCAAAGCAGCGACAAACCTTCTATCTATTATAACCTTTACAGGCTTTATGCTGATATCGATGCTGCAAAATCAACAGACTATAAAAACAGGCTATTAAAAGAGTATCCTGAGAGTGTATTCGCCAAAGTTATTCTTGACCCGGATTATGCCCGTAAAATGGCCGATGTGGATGCCGAGTTTAATGGCTTTTATAACCAGGTGTACGATCTGTATTCGCAAAAGCAATACACACAGGTAATTGAGAAAGCCAATGACCTGCTCAATAAATATCCCAACAACCGGTACGCCGCACAGCTTTATTACCTGAAAGCATTAGCTGCTGGTCACATGGAGAAATTGCCTCCTTTCCAGGCTGATCTGCAATTGATAGCCGCGAAATATCCGCAGGATAAACTCATCGCTCCGCTGGTTAACCAACACCTGGCCTACATTGACTCTAACAAAACCGAAATTGCCGCGCGCCCTGTCGTGCTGTTTAATGACGACCCTAACGAAATTCCTTTTACCCCACCGGTAGCATATCAAAAACAAACGGAGTATCGTCCGCCATATACACCATCGGCCCAAAATGTGACTCCGCAAGAGCGCCTGCCCGAGCGTGATACACGTCTGATAGCCGGGGCTAAAACATCCGCTCCGCAAATTCAGCAGGCGACAACACAACAGCCCAAACAACTTGCTTTAGCTCAAATCCCGTTGCCGCAGCATAAAATGCCGGATACATCACGTGATATTGTCGCGCAGCCTGCACCAAAACAAAAAGATTCAATAGTAGCAACGCCGGTGGCCGCTATAAATAAGGCACCTGCGGTAAACTACATATTCAGCAAGCACGACAGCACCAATTACTACTTTGTGATAAATGTTGCCAGTGGTACAACTAATCTGGCTTCAACACGTTTTGGTGTAGGGCAATTTAATCGTACACGTTATACTCGCAGCGAAGTTATCCATCATGTTAAAAGTGTTGGCGATAATAACCAGCTGATATACGTTGGCCGTTTTTATACCCTTGATGACGCTAAGGATTACGCCCGCACCATAGTTCCCCTGCTACCCGATATTATGAAGGTTCCGAGGGATAAATACAGCTTTTTTATCATTACCAAAGAAAATCTGGATAAATTAGCAACCCAAAGTATATTGGATAGTTATTTTGACTACTACCAGAAATTTTATTAG